The Effusibacillus pohliae DSM 22757 genome segment TAAGGCTCATGATAGCTCCTTAAAAAACTTGAGACAGCAAACCGATGTAAGAAAAAGCAAGATCAGCATGAGAAATGTCGGGAGGGATGCGACAACCCGCCACCTTGGACTGAGTCAGACGTTTGCGAAGTTGGATCTTTCCCGGCTGCTTCCGGCTGCCCGGTAAAAAAAGTCCCGGCCAAATGCCGGGCGGATGGAGAGAGCTGTGTTGGGCTGTAAACGTCAACGCGTGAAAGCGACCCCCAGCGGCCGGTCGCTGCAGGTTTCCGCCAATTCCAGGTCGCGAATCGCATCTTCCACGGTAATCAGGCCTTCGTGCTGCGGATTCTGTATCATCTGATAAAAATCGGCGAAACGAGCCTGCACAAGCGCTTTGTACCAGCCGTGGCGATCTGGCAGTTCCAGCTTATGGGCAAACGACACGCGGTCGCCTGCCGAACCGGCTGAGGCCGACAGGTTCAGCGCCTGTGCGCGAACTCGCGAAATTGTGTCCGGCGCCGGATTTGTCGGAATCGCAGCCAAAAACTTCAGCAGTTCGTCTGTCTTGGTGGCACAAACTGTCCCTTCCAGGCTGAGCCGCTGGGGAATCCAGCCGTCCATCACAATCCGACCGTGGGTGCAGAGGATCTCCCACCGGGTGAATTCCGGTTCCTGTTTCAGGCGCGTAAAGCCGTGGTAATAGGTCACGGGAACTGTCCACCCATCGGGGGCGATGTGCATCACCGTACCCCACACGCGCGACGCCTCACCGTTTGGCTCGCGGGCTGCGTGGCCGGAAGCCGCTTCTCCTTCGCCAAACCAGTAGCGGGCCACCTCGAAAAAGTGAACGCCATGCTCGATAAAGATGCCGCCGCTTCGGGCCTCGTCCCAAAACCAGTGGCCGCTCGCCACACGGTGGGCGGCATTGCGCATGATGCACTGTTCCGGGCGGCCGAACAGCCGCTTCGCAAGAATCTGTTTGACCGCCTCGACGAGCGGACTGTGACGCATCACCAGGTCGACCGTCAGCGCCAATCCTCGTTGGCGCGCGATACGAAGCTGGTTTTTCAATCCGTCTGCAGTCAGCGAGCCTGGTTTCTCAAGAAACAAATGTTTGCCTTGCTGCAGCATGAGAGCGCCGAGCGAAGCGTGAGTATCCGGCGGCGTTGCCAGGATGACGGCATCGACCTCCGGATCCGCTGCCAAATGGGCGGCTTCGGCGTATTCCCGCACGCGCACGGATGCGGGCGATCTCCCTTTATGCGCAGCATAGGTTTGGATGGCACGCACCCGTTTGGAAGGGGTACGGCTGGCCACAGCACACAGCTCAAAATGGGGCAGAGATGCGAAAGCCTCCGCCAGAAACGCCGCAAACTCGCCGGCGCCCGCAAGCCCTACGCGAATCACATCAAACTCCACAGGCATCGTCTCCCCTCCAGTTCAATGTCAATCGCTGCTTGGTTCCGATTGCCAGGAGGTCCGTCTCCCGTTTTCTGATCAAAAGTATACTGAAGCTGGCCGACGGAAAGAAAGGGGGGAGACGGTCAGATTTGATAGCCCAACAGATCGCGAACCACCACGGAGGCGAGGATCATGCCGGCCACCGGCGGCACGAACGCGATCGAGGCGGGCGGCTGTTTTGCCTTGCGGGGGGCTTGCCCCTGCTCCACTTCCGGTGAGACGATCTGCTGCCGCACATCTTCACGGGGCTTCATCGGCTGCTCCGTCGAGCAGACCACCCGCACCCCTTTCGTGATGCCATACTCTTTCAATTTGCGGCGAATCACTTTGGCGATCGGGTCGACTTGTGTTTGCGAGATGTCGACCACGCGGAAGCGCGTCGGGTCGATTTTGTTGGCGGCTCCCATCGACGAGACGATCGGGATGCCGCGCCGCTTGCATTCAACGATCAGCAGGATTTTAGCCGTGATCGTGTCGATTGCATCGACCACGTAATCCGGCTTGTGCGCAAAGATCTCTTCTTTTGTGTCCTCGTTGAAAAACATGTCGAGCGTGACGACTTCACATTCCGGGTTGATCTGTTTGACCCGCTCGGCCATCACTTGCGTTTTCGACATGCCGATCGTATGGGTGAGCGCCGGGATTTGGCGGTTGATGTTGGTGATGTCGACTACGTCCTTGTCGATCAGGATCAGCTTGCCGACGCCGGTGCGGGCGAGCGCTTCCACGGCGAACGAACCGACGCCACCCATGCCAAGCACGCAGACGGTGGAATTTTTCATTTTTTCCAGGCCTTCCGGGCCGATTACGAGTTCCGTGCGAGAAAAGCGGTGCAACATAATGGCGGTACTCCTTTTTTTGATATAAGATTGAGTTGGCAACCTTCATCATATCAGAAATAGACCCCACAAAAAAAGTCTCCGCATCTTGCCCGATCAGAAGCGGAGACGAAAGTTTGACTGCATCCCATTGTGGCCTGTTATGTTTGTATACGATATGCGGAGAAAATCAGAATGAACCCGGCACATTCGCCTAAAATAGTGTTGAAATGCAACATTTTGCAAAAGGAGTCAGCATATGGAAGAGAAAAAGATGGAAGCGGCTGACCTGTCCGGCGCCGGCGGCCAAGCAGGTGAGGCGGAGAAGGAGCGAGACTGATTGGGACGGTTTTTTGCAGGGGTTAAGCTGCCCGTTGCGATGGAAGAAAAATTGGTCGAACTGGAACGGTTGTTACAACCGCATGTTCCAGTAAAACGTTGGTATGGAATTGAGCAGTTCCATATCACGACGAATTTTCTGGGAGAGCTGGATGCAGCGGGGCTGGCGGCTGCCATTCGCTGTTTGGAACAGGTGGTTCCGGGGCAACCGCCGTTTCATTTGACGCTCAAAGGGATTGGGGCGTTTCCCGATGCACGGGTGATCTGGTGCGGGGTAGGAGGCGAAACAGACAGGCTGGCGTCGCTGCAAAACCAACTGCGGCAGGGATTCCGCCCGCTCGGGGCGGAGCGCTATGCCAAGCCCGCGTTTGTTCCCCACATCACGCTGGCTCGGACAGGCGATCTCCGCTCGTTCCGGGCTGACTGTGTCGATGCGGAACCGTTGTTGCAAGGCGCCGGCTGGACGGTCGACCGAATCTGTTTGTTCGAATCGGTTATGCACCCGGCGGGCGCCCGTTATCCGGTTGTGCACGAAGTCTTGTTGGGATCGTTCCTGCACGAAGCAACCGGCTTGTAACGAGGCTGCAATCCGGCTGGATCCTGTCGGAGTTGCACGGAGTGAATGTCCATCGCGATCCCTCCTGCCTTTTACGTTGTCCAGACGGGAGGGATTCTACACCGAACGCCGCTTATCTGTTTTTCGCTTCTTTCTCCAGTGAGTACAAGAGCCCTTTCGCGTTGACCGCCTGATCCAGATCGAACGGGGTAAGGTCTTGCACCGGGTGCCCCTGTTCCGCCATGTCTTCTTTGATGTACTGTTTTAATTGATCCGCCAGAATCGTCCAATCCATTCCGGGGGCAAAGCTGGAACGGGCGATCTCGACAAACGCTGCGACCGTTTTGCGTGTCCTTTCGAACGCCAGCGTTGCCGGCT includes the following:
- a CDS encoding Gfo/Idh/MocA family protein is translated as MPVEFDVIRVGLAGAGEFAAFLAEAFASLPHFELCAVASRTPSKRVRAIQTYAAHKGRSPASVRVREYAEAAHLAADPEVDAVILATPPDTHASLGALMLQQGKHLFLEKPGSLTADGLKNQLRIARQRGLALTVDLVMRHSPLVEAVKQILAKRLFGRPEQCIMRNAAHRVASGHWFWDEARSGGIFIEHGVHFFEVARYWFGEGEAASGHAAREPNGEASRVWGTVMHIAPDGWTVPVTYYHGFTRLKQEPEFTRWEILCTHGRIVMDGWIPQRLSLEGTVCATKTDELLKFLAAIPTNPAPDTISRVRAQALNLSASAGSAGDRVSFAHKLELPDRHGWYKALVQARFADFYQMIQNPQHEGLITVEDAIRDLELAETCSDRPLGVAFTR
- a CDS encoding tRNA threonylcarbamoyladenosine dehydratase, which gives rise to MLHRFSRTELVIGPEGLEKMKNSTVCVLGMGGVGSFAVEALARTGVGKLILIDKDVVDITNINRQIPALTHTIGMSKTQVMAERVKQINPECEVVTLDMFFNEDTKEEIFAHKPDYVVDAIDTITAKILLIVECKRRGIPIVSSMGAANKIDPTRFRVVDISQTQVDPIAKVIRRKLKEYGITKGVRVVCSTEQPMKPREDVRQQIVSPEVEQGQAPRKAKQPPASIAFVPPVAGMILASVVVRDLLGYQI
- the thpR gene encoding RNA 2',3'-cyclic phosphodiesterase is translated as MGRFFAGVKLPVAMEEKLVELERLLQPHVPVKRWYGIEQFHITTNFLGELDAAGLAAAIRCLEQVVPGQPPFHLTLKGIGAFPDARVIWCGVGGETDRLASLQNQLRQGFRPLGAERYAKPAFVPHITLARTGDLRSFRADCVDAEPLLQGAGWTVDRICLFESVMHPAGARYPVVHEVLLGSFLHEATGL